In Lolium rigidum isolate FL_2022 chromosome 3, APGP_CSIRO_Lrig_0.1, whole genome shotgun sequence, the genomic window TCCATCCCGAAACAGAATAGGTCCCTGATTTTTTTTCGAGGTTAAAGGGATCCTTGATTTTTGCTCCTCAGTGAATTTCAACTAACTTGTACCTACAATACAGTATGTTCTAAAATTACAAAATTTGTATAAAAATATGAAATGAAATGAATTATGAGATCATTTATACATTCTAAATTCACAGTACAATTTACTCCCTCAAATGAATTATGGAACGGGGGAGTACACATTATAGTGGTTTAAATTGTGTGTGACCTGCGAAGAAAATATACCgcaccttatattttgggacagtACTTAGCCACGGAAACTAATCCCGGCTAACTCGTTTTCAATTCTGGCTAGTTTGGTTAGTATACCGAAATAAAAAGATGCAGCCAATTAATATTTGAGAAATACTTTAAATTCAATATATCGTCGCGAAGAGCTTGTCGATTCCAAAATTCAGAAGGCTACACTGACTTTTCCTCTCCTGAGCCGCCTCCCCCGATCCAGCCATGTCGTCCGCGCCGCCCGCCCAGCAATCGAAGCCCTCCTACCACCGCCGCCATCCCAACTCCGGcccgaggcagcagcagcagcagcgctacGTCCCCAAATCCGCCGCCCCTCCCGCCCCTAAACCCTCGCCCCCGCCATCGCTCACCACCGCCCTCCGATCGTCGGCCGCCCCGTCCGCATCTGGCGCCGATGGGTTCGTGGCGTACCTGCCGCACGACGAGGCGGTCGCGGCCGGGCTCGGCGGCCTCGACGCCCAGGAGTCGCAGGCCGTCGTCGACCTCCTCAACGACGCGCTCGCGGCGCTCCTCCGTGCCAAGCCCCGCGAGTTCTGGCGCCAGGGTAACCACGGAACTCCTATGTTACATTAGTTGATTGAAAACCAGAAACCTTAGTTCTCAGATTGGGACCCTgagtagataataacctgggagcTTGACCTGTTAATTTTCGGTTTGCTTGTTTGGTAGCCCAATACAATTAGTGCGAATTCTTATGCATACTTTTGTTGTTTGTGTAATTTGCTAAAGCTGTGCTCTAGCGGATATCGACTCATTCAGATGGGTTTGATTCACTGAAGATGACAAACTGCTTCATAGTCAGGATTTAAAGACGTTTCTTATCACATTAGTAGTTTAGTTTATCTTCCATAACCTAGAATGTATTATGCTGTATACGGTGGCTTAGATTGAGGAGTAGTTCATGCTTGAACTCATACCTAGTTTATATACAAGAGTATTACACCCTTTGCGGAGTAAATGTGAGTATAGCTTCATGGCATGCTTAGCAAATTGATTGCTATTTCTAAATACTGCCTGTGTTGTTATGATATATTGGCATCTTCCTGCCTATCTGTAAAAGAGCGCATATCAAGCTTCTCAACGAGTTGCGATTTGGAGAACTGTTCTAGTCAATTCCACTGACTGGTTTATGGCTTACACATATTTTTACTGATTAGTTATTTATTCAGTGGTAGTCCGACCATGTCTGGAATCTAGTGAATATATCTGCTAAGCTGTTGAAAGTCCTAGCCTTACTTGTTACTTGGTTAGGAAGTTCGTTTGCCTTCTTAAGTGTATCCGTTATTTTCTTCAACTTGAATATATCAGCAAAATTTCTGTCTGCCGTGCATATATAACTCTACTTCTGCCCTTATGAGTTGTACTGGCTCAAGCAGTCAAGTTTACTAATCAGATGCTTAATAATTTCTAAATTTTTTTACTATCAAACACTAGGATGTGCATGTAGCTCCTTGCATCTTCCCCGAATAGGTATGTAGAGTAACAAAGAAAATCTAATGAGTACATGTATGTATTGGTTACCGATACTTAACTCTACAGCGCTCTCTGTTGTGTTTTGGAATTGTTAAATAGAACTGATCTTGATAAACAATAGTTAAACGACTAGGCAAGTCGATAAGAGAAACTGGGAGATTGTTCTTGCTTTGTGTTTTCTGCAATGTTTTACTCCTCGGGTTAGAACCTGCGTGGAGAGCTCAGAACTCCTATGTTACATTAGTCGAAAACCAGAAACCCTAGTACTTGGATTGGGACCCTGACTAGGAAACCTGGGAGCTTAACCTGTTAATTTTCGGTTTGCTTGTTTGGTAGCCCAATACAATTAGTGCGAATTCTTATGCATACTTTTGTTGTTTGTGTAATTTGCTAAAGCTGTGCTCAAGTGGATATCGACTCATTCAGATGGGTTTGATTCACTGAAGATGACAAACTGCTTCATAGTCAGGATTTAAAGACGTTTCTTATCACATTAGTAGTTTAGTTTATCTTCCATAACCTAGAATGTATTATGTTGTATGCGTTGGCTTAGATTGAGCATTAGTTCATACCTAGTTTATATACAAGAGTATTACACCCTTTGCTGAGTAAGTGTGAGTATAGCTTCATGGCATGCTTAGTAAATTGATTGCTATTTCTAAGTATTGCCTGCGGATATATTGGCATGTTCCTGCCTATGTGTAAAAGCGCATATCAAGCTTCTCAACGAGTTGCGATTTGGAGAACTGCTGTAGTCAATTCTACTGACTGGTTTATgggcttacacatattttgactgATTAGTTATTTATTCAGTGGTAGTCCGATTATGTCTGGAATCTAGTGAATATATCTGCCAAGCTGTTGAAAGTCCTAGCGTTACTTGTTACTTGGTTAGGAAGTTCGTTTGCCTTCTTAATTGTATCCGTTCTTTTCTTCAACGTGAATATATCAGCAAAATTTCTGTCTACTGTGCATATATAACTCTATTTCTGCACTTATGAGTTGTACTGGCTCAAATAGTCAAGTTTACTAATCAGATGCTTAATAATTTCTCATTTTTTTTCACTATCAAACACTAGTATGTGCATGTAGCTCCTTGCATCTTCCCCGAATAGGTACTAGAATAACGAAGAAAAGCTGATGAGTACATGTATGTATTGGTTACCGATAATTAACTCTACAGCGCTCTCTGTTGTGTTTTGGAATTGTTAAATAGAACTGATCTTGATAAACAATAGTTTAACGACTAGGCAAGTCGATAAGAGAAACTGGGAGATTGTTCTTGCTTTGTGTTTTCTGCAATGTTTGTACTGGGTTAGAACCTGCGTGGAGAGCTCAGAGCTGCATGCATCAGAAAATGGACCGCTTTAGGAGGTGCCTAAAGCGTTCGTTTAAGCGTCAGAGCCCCCCCCCCTCCGCCTTAAAAAGCATAGTTAATTAGAACTGATATTAATAAACAATGATTTAATCACTAAATAAGCAAACCAGAGAAACCGGGAGATGAAATTTGTTATTGCTTCGTTATTTGTTCAAAATGTTTTTGCTCCTAGAGTTACAACTTGCGAAGAGAGCTCAGAGCTGCATGTATCCGAATTTTGTTAGTGACACCTAATGCTTATAGTTACTTCTTTACCCAGTGGCACAGGATACCTCTCTGCATGCATTCCTAGATAGTTACCTACAATTCAGACACAGGTGGTATGATTTGCCACATAGGAGCCCCAAAGGAACAGTTGCTGGCTTGGTTGTTGGGGAGCTTGAGCTTTGCCGTCGTGTCTTCATGGTTCTCTACCGCATGTGAGATTTCTATCATTTCAAAACTTTCTGTTCAGTTTCTATTAAACCATTTTCATAAGATAGTGTACGCTGGTAAGAGTTGCATATAACTGTTGTGATGTGTCTCTTGTTCATGTATTAGATCTTCAAACAAGGACCCTGGAACAGGTGTGGGTGAGTCCCTTAGCATGAAGGAGCATGCAGGTGAGATTAGGACTACTTGTTTGATCCTGTGTGCATTCATTGAGTCTAGTGCAGAAGGGAGTCGAATAATTTGTTCCCCTTTAGCCCTTTTACAGGAGAAAAGATTGCTTGATCTACCAAAGTTATTGGATATATGTGCTATTTATGGGCATGACAATGGGAAGTTGACAAGTTCACTGGTTGGTTCCCGAGGCATTTTTTACtgatgttggtgctattattattttcttttttcttgtaCATAGATGCAACTTAAATTCAAATTCATTTTAATTTCAGctatttcttttcattttatGAACTCTGAACGCTCCAGTTAATAATGGTTCTGTATCTCCAGGTTATAAATGCTATCACTGTGCATCCCAATGTTCTTGATGACATCAATATTGTACTTCGCCAGTTCCTGGACATTTTTCACACGATGCAGGAGAGGTGCATGAAGTCATTACAGGTCATCTTCTTGCATGTGTTTTGTGCAACTTTTAATGGTGCATGCCATCTAAAGTCTTTTTTGTTCATTTTTTTGGTAGCAACATCTAGAGAATAAACTTGATGATCTCAGTGTGGAGAAATCCTATGTGACTGCTATAGAACCACTGACTTTTCCTTTAGCTAATGCTTTCTTTTTTTCATTCCAATCAAATTTTTGGAGAAATGCATTTGCACTGTTCATAAAAAGATAGTTTGTTCATTCATCCTATGAGGGAATTAGCCCTCATAGGTGCATGGATGACCGGATGGGGGTGTTCTATTTGTTTTAATCACGTACTGCAATACTGGATCGACTCCTTTAGCTACAAGCTCATTCTACCATTTGGTGTAATATATCGCTGTATTGGTCTTGGATCCTTTTCTAGTGCTAATCCCATACATTTCCAGCTGAATATGACATGTATTATCCTTTTACCATTCCTGGTATGTCAGCACCTCTGTTAGAAATTATCTTGGTGACATGGTTTTCAAAGTGGTAAGGCCTTCTAAAGCGCTGGGAGGGGGGTCTTTGGAAAAACTTTCATGTTCAACTTAATGATATATTTAATTTAATATGATGAAAAATCAACGACACACGATATAATTAAAGAATGGTCATGCATTTTCGGCAATCCAAGGACATTTTATGACATATCTTACAGAATTATGCATGAACACAACTTAACTGTAATTGATTGATTTATAGGACCTCAGCTCACCTGAACCAAATGACAGTGGATATACCCAGCTTCAGAAGGATTTTTCGGAGGTAAGTTTTTATCTATACTGGATTATTTCTGATATATCAACTGTCCTTGTGCCTAAGTTTTATGCGTAGTTCTAAATTTAATTTCCCTCAGGTGCTGGATTTTGTAAATGATGCAATTATCTCTCTGGATGCCTTTGTTGATGCTTATCAGCCTGCTGCTTTATTATTATGTACTTCTTTTGAAGCAGGGTAAGCTTCTCTCGTTCATCCCAGTGATTGGTGCATGTTTCTTAACTAGGGATTGATGGATATATGCTTCTTTATTTGCAGCGATGGAGTTGAGGAATTACTGAACACCCTTGCAAgattgcatgattttttgttaccATCTTTGCTTCAGGGCTTCCAAGTTATGTCCAGTTCCCAAAGCAATGGAGAGACTTCATCTGACAGTATAGTTACTGATATAGTTCTTGGCATAAGAATGCTGTCAAAGAGAGCTGTTGTATTTGGTTGGAGATTATTGGAGTTCTGCTATTTAAATGATCAACTTAAGGAGCATCATATCCAAACTTCTTCTACTAAGATGTTTCCAGCTAAAGTCGAAGATCCGATGATCAGGGGAGAGATCATAATCCAAAAACTCAAGGATATCAACGCAGAAGCCACTTATTCTTCTCAAGTGAATCCTGGAAAGACATTTCTTCAAGCCCTTCAAAAGGATTTTCAATTGATAAGCCGGATTGGTGATATTCGGAACAAAGGTAAATTATCGAAATTCTCAATGAATGCTTACTTAGCTCCTTAATTTTGTAAAGGTTTCACACAGCCTTTTCCCCCTTATTATGCCTAATTGTCAGTCCAACATTAGTCCTCTTTTTCTTTCAGAAATAGCATGTGTTCTTGTAGATCTTTTTTAGAAGTAATCAAGGTTTAATTGCCTCGTATTGTGACAATACTTCCTCACAGTCTGTGTGAGTTAACAAAGTAAATAGGCTTATGGCTCAGTGCTGTTCTAGTTTGAGGTAGTCGAACGTTGTCAATCCATGCCAAAATATCGTAGACCAGAATTCAATGTTAAAACGCTGTATTTTTCAAGCTTGTTGGAGTATCATCATATCCTGTAGGAGTTTGTAATGCCTTCCCAGTTTCTGGTGGCCTCTACTGCTTTGCCCTATTTAATGAACCAACTGTATTTACATACTAATCAAGTGCAGGGGCACTTCTGTTTGTGTTCCTATTTATTTTTGTACTTGAGCTATGATCTCATTTCGTTTCTTCTGTATTCTGTTCTGTGGAAAAATTTAAAAGCTGGCAGCATCGTTCTATTTATCTACATACCACATTTCTTATCATCTAAGAATTCAGTTGTCGTATTTGTTTTGATGTCAAATCGTTTTattcatgtattccttgtttTGATCCTTAACAGAATGGATATACATGGAACATGAGGATTTCCAGTTCATATCACGTTTGTGTGGATCCACTGTCACTTCTTGGAATAGTGTCTCTGATTTGCCAGTATCTTCCCATGGTGGTGAACTACAGCAGAAGGATGAGGAAGCGGCTGTCATTGAGTCTAAGATTAGTCAGATAAGGGACCTATTGCCTCATTGTGGGAAAGGGTTCCTTGCCGTTTGCTTGGAAGCCTACAACCAGAACCCTGAGGAAGTTATCCAAAGGATATTAGACGGAACACTTCATCAAGATCTTCTAGCTTTAGATACTTCCTTAGAAGAGATGCCACAACAAAAACATGCACCTAGTGTTGGGAAAGATAAAGGAAAAGGCATACTTGTGGAAAGTATGCCCAATATTACAAATAAACCCTATACACTCGAAGCCCAATCTTCTTCAGTTTCATCAGCATCCAAGGCCCCTACCTCGTCTGTAGCTTTAGTTTCATCATCATCGAAGGCTCCTACCTCTTCTGTATCATCAGTTCCACAAGGTAGATTTACAAGAAAGAGCAATGACGATTTGCCAGACTCTACAATTCTAGACTCGCGAAAAGCTAAAGATGCTGTTAAGTCAGCGGTTCTTGAATCCCAGTATGAATATGAGGATGAGTATGATGACTCATTCGATGATCTTGGCTTCAGCGTGGTAGAGTCAAGTTATGAGGAAACTGACGGTGCCAATGATGTTGAGAGTTCCTCGAGTGGCCCGCGTTGGGCATCACAGAAGAAGCCACAGTTTTATGTTAAGGACGGGAAGAACTACAGCTACAAGGTTACTGGTTCAGTTGCGGTCTCAAATGCTCGAGAAGCGGCAGTCTTGAACCAGACTCAAAAGGATACAATTCATGGTCTTGGCCGTGGTGGAAATGTACCTATGGGAGTTCCCAACAGGCACCAACATAGAGttatggaggaagaggagggtggTCATGCAGACGGCTTCAGCAGAGGGGGCTCAGTTCCCCATGTTCAAGGCAGAAGAGGTGGCTGGGATCAGAGCAACCCATCGGAGGACAACAGGAATGCTAGTGCCCCTCGAGGTGGCCGTGGAGGGAGAAGAGGGGGCAGGAACCATAGCAACCTGGCAGAGGCAAACGATGGCCAGCAAGGTTTTGGTCGTGGTGCAAGAAGGGATAACCGGCCTGAAGTGAATAACCACTCTGATGGGCAGCAAGGTTTTGGCCGTGGTGCAAGAAGGGACAACCGTCCTGAAGTGAATAACCACTCTGATGGCCAGCAAGGTTTTGGTCATGGTGCAAGAAGAGGTGCCAGGGATGAGGACAACCGGCCAGAAGTGAACAACCACGCTGATGGCCATCAAGGTTTTGGTCGTGGTGCAAGAAGAGGGGCCAGGGATGAGGACAACCGGCCAGAAGTTAACAACCGCCCTAATGGCGAGCAAGGTTTTGGTCGTGGTGCACGAAGAGGGGGTAGGATCCATGAAGATCCAGTGGAGGACAATGAAGATCATAATCCAGCACAAGGATTCGCCCGAGGAGGACCAGGCCCTCGTGGAGGTGGTGGAaggagaggcggcggccggaaTCATAACCGGAGGGATCAGGCGCTGAGGAAGCATATGCAGGGAATGACAGGGCTTTAGCTCTTGCCACCATAGCACCACCTTTTGAAGTGCATCGGGAAATGTAAATGTGGCTAAGTTGGTGAGGGACAGATGATGGACAGATGATGTTCCCAAGCCAAGCTTGTGCTTGGTTGTTCCAGTTACATTCATACGACAAAACAACCCACATAGATTAttgtttgttttgttaaaaaGTGACAATGTATGAAATGAGAGAATTCGTAAAGGTGAATTGCCGTCAAGTAATGTTCTCTACTCGTGCTTGGTCACGTCAGGAACATGCTGCCGTTTTGGTAATTCTATGGCTTATGATTCAGTGCAAACATGTGTATCCTAGTACTGTGTGAGTTTGGAACAAATTTTGTGTTGTTTAGTGTGCGAATGTGTGACTGCAATGCCATGGTGAAAGATGAGAGTTCCTTTTGTGCAGTCCAACTACTCTGCTAAAACGGAATGTTTTCTTGTAAATGTGCACACTGACCCGCATAACGTTGTCTATAATTTGCATGATTACATGTCATCTCAGTGTTTTCAGAGGTGCTTGCAGAAGAAGATTATGAAGGCAAGGGCAATCATGGCGCCACTaaagacccatcaaacctccacgtCAGGATGCCACCCTTTAGAACGAAGTCTCTCTGCTTCGCTCTGCTCAGCTTTCTCTAACATGCAGCGGCTAACTCCAGCATACTACAGGAAGGAAGGAAGGCTCATGAAGCTTGGAATCATCATTTGCTCGAGAGAGAAAAGGTTAGCGACATAACTTTCGCCGTAGCTATGCCCGGTGCTTTCTTTATCTGTACGCAAAGAGCGCATGCTCGAGTGATCGATCACCTGTACAGAGAGAAAGGCTGCTGCCGGCAATGGATGAGATGATGGTATTGGTGCTGGCATGGCGTGGCAGCTATGCCGTCCTTTCGCTCTTGGCTAGTATGCTTTACAGTTGATCGTAAACATACTGATGGCTTCCCTTTTTCACCTTTCTGTTTCTTGCAGATATCTGGAAGGATGGTCTGTGCTACCTAGTAGTAGTGCTCttctagtgataatgtgatataaAGCATGTTCTTCCAATAAAGTCGAAGGTATGGCCTAAAGATGATAGGTTTCTCCAAGCTTACAAGAGAAATTTTGCTGGCAGAAGAAATTGCACAGATTAGATAAAACACAAATTGCTCAGTCTCTTTTGTAAAAAAAAGAGTTGATCTTGAATTGTTCCTGATCATTTGGCCAGATAGAAGTTTAGTTACCGTGAAAAGTGATTTCCAGTTTATACTAATTACATAAGAAAAAAGTGTATCAATCTTCCAATAAACTGCTATACTACTACTACCTCAGCTCCTTAATATAAGAAGTTTTGGCAGTTCAGATTGAACTGCCCAAAACGTCTTGCAtttgggaacggagggagtagtaaagagAGCCTATTTTCTAAGCCTCTACATGGCAAATTACCCAATAGAAAGAGAAAGATCTTATCACCGTTCTCCTTTTGTACACAAAAAATCAGAATAATCCTAACGTATACACCCCGTCGACCCTGATCTCTCCTAACCTTGGCCATCCCAACACTGAATATGTGCTTCCTTGCAACTATCATAGTAACATTTCCTGCAGCTGTCGAAGCTGTCAAAGTTCGTGTGTGTTATGTGCATTCCAAAATCCAGCCTGCTCCTTGACAGCCCACTCCTACGACGACATACTATCATCGTCGTCGGACTTGTTCTCCCGTCGTTGGCCGTACAGACTTAGAACCGGCAGTGAGGTTGTCGCTGAGATACGGAACGACCTTGCGGACCCGACGACGGTTCTGTCCTGCTGCATCCGGCCAACCTCCCTGCAGACATGATCCAGCGTCGACAGGAAGTCCCTCACCACCATGAATATTCTCAGGGGGTGAGCCTCCTCCTTTGAGGCGTCGCCGTGGAAGTAGTCGGTGATGTCTTTCACTCTCCCCAGAGCCCTCTTCTCCTCGCCTCTCACTCGCTCGATTTCCTTCTCGGCTTCCGTCAGAAAGCCCTGCATTGCTATGAAGAATCTCTGGCCCTGCGTGCATTGCCTTTCGAGCTGCAACACGGACTTGATCTTCTCAAGGCCTGTTTCAAGCTTACTGACATAGCTGTGCAGAACATCGAAGTCCATGGAGGCTGCCTTCTTCACGTTTCCGAGCTCGCTGCTCAGCCCCGACACCACTTTCAGGCCTTGCTTATGGAAGTGCTCGTTAGAGCTGGCGGTTTCCTTTTCAGATTTTGCGTCTTCTGATCGAATCATTTCTTGGACAACAAAATGCAGCAGTGTGGTTTTACCATCTGCTCCCTTGACGTCCGCGAGCTTTAGTAGGGTGTCGAGCTTAAAGGCCTTAGCCTCACCCCTGTTTGTGCCGACATTCATCCGGTTTCCAGTTCTCAGCACCGCCTCAAGGAGTTTGAGGAACAGCCTGCTACCTCTAAGATCTTCACAAGCGGCCTGAAAACAAGTGGATAAATGTCAACTAACAACATGCGTGACAGCTGAAAATGTAGGCAAATGATCTTTGATATTCAAGTCTACCACGTGTAGTTTGTAGTACCAAAAATGGCAAGAAGAATTTGTGCAGCAAGAATGTACGATCTCGCATACCTCTAGTGTTTCAAACGATTTCCTTAGGTAATTGGTCTCTGTCTCAAAATTCGCTCGGTACAGCATCGCATCAACTCTTTTGAAGGCAAAAGGTATATCCAGTACAGTCTTGAGAAAACGTTCTGCGGTTCCCAGCTTCGATAAGTCGCCACTGTAATCTCGTAGTTTGACTTCCTCCTCTTTAGTAGGTGCCATCTTGACCAACGTTTCCAAAAGTTCACTGCCCAAACACTCAGCATTGCCTGTTCAAAAATGGTGTGCAGATAATGTATAGTCAGTGAACACTGTTGTGTAAAAATGATATACATATAACAGCAGAACGCTCCATTGAATCACATAAAAATGAGCAAGTGTACAGATCAGGGTGAGAGTTTGATTCAGGGAAAATTATGAGTGTTGGACTTTGGAGCATCAAGTGGTACGACCATGGCATCGTCTATaatgagagagaggaaaaagttgGTGGATGTTTGTTCCATCAGGATGTTCACAGCCTTCCTACTAGAAAAGGATTGATCGAGCCATCTTCCTTTGAAGATCTCATGTCATTGTAAACTCTGTTGAGGTCTTACTATCAAGAACCAAAATTTTCTGTTAATTTTATAGTACCTGTCACTATTGAACTGCATGCCCACCAAGGTCCAAACTCGAATCTCATTGAAAGCAAAACGCGAATCACAAAATCAGATGAAAAGAACTAAAGGACACCTCCAACTGAAGATTTTTCTGACAGAATAGCGTATTCTTTTAACTATAAAGAACAGTCGAGAGCTGACTAGATATGGCGGATGTCAAATCATGCGCAGGAATTACTGCTAGCAGGAAAATTGAGCCGACAATTTTGTCCAATGGAAGCAAGTTTGTCATAGCAGTTGAACAATCAGTATTGTACGATCACTCACCATCCAAGAGCGCATCCGAGACCTCCTCGCGCGTGACATTCAAGGCACGAAGCAGGATGGCGATGTTCTGTGCTTTCTTGGGGTCGAGCACCCTCTCCTCCTGCCGGAACGGCGGCATGCCGGGCTTCCTCCCAGCGTCcctcggcggcgcggcgggcaTCGAGTTGTTCATGAAGAGCGCTTCGATCATGTCCTCATCCAACCTGAAAGAAACGGCTCAAACATGATGCATAGTTCGGACAAAAAAGTAGGGATCACGCAGTAATTGTGCACCGGTTCTCAACTGGAAtgagcttgacttgagctggtccCAGACCATGGCGCGGTCGGAGGTCGCCCGCACCTTGTCCCAGTGCAGCGGCTTCAGCTTCGGCAGACCGCCGGCGGAGTCGTCCCCGGCCTGCATCGACGTGCTCCCGTTGTTATCCACGGTTGTCGACGCCGTGATCGGCATCGACATGGCAATGCGGGGTCCTTCCGGCGGCAGCGGCTTCAGCAACCGGCGCCTCGATGTCGGCTCGGCTGTCTTTGGGGGAATTCTGTTGGTTGACGCcatcggtggcggcggtggaggagggggtTTTGGAGCTGTGTGAGACTTTGCCGgcgctggtggtggtggaggaggaggtggtggcggtggccgtgGAGGTGGGTTGGTGGGTTGCAGCGGCCGCGGGGATGGTGAGATGACctgcttgacgtcgggagtagaGCCAGTGGAGAAGCGCGTGCGCGGGGGTGTGCGCGTGCGGCGGGATCGTGCAGGGGGCGGCGGGAGCGCGGCGACCGGGGAAAGAAGTCGCTGGTCATGCTGGGAAGGCTGCGGCGgga contains:
- the LOC124701696 gene encoding activating signal cointegrator 1 complex subunit 2-like, encoding MSSAPPAQQSKPSYHRRHPNSGPRQQQQQRYVPKSAAPPAPKPSPPPSLTTALRSSAAPSASGADGFVAYLPHDEAVAAGLGGLDAQESQAVVDLLNDALAALLRAKPREFWRQVAQDTSLHAFLDSYLQFRHRWYDLPHRSPKGTVAGLVVGELELCRRVFMVLYRISSNKDPGTGVGESLSMKEHAALLQEKRLLDLPKLLDICAIYGHDNGKLTSSLVINAITVHPNVLDDINIVLRQFLDIFHTMQERCMKSLQDLSSPEPNDSGYTQLQKDFSEVLDFVNDAIISLDAFVDAYQPAALLLCTSFEAGDGVEELLNTLARLHDFLLPSLLQGFQVMSSSQSNGETSSDSIVTDIVLGIRMLSKRAVVFGWRLLEFCYLNDQLKEHHIQTSSTKMFPAKVEDPMIRGEIIIQKLKDINAEATYSSQVNPGKTFLQALQKDFQLISRIGDIRNKEWIYMEHEDFQFISRLCGSTVTSWNSVSDLPVSSHGGELQQKDEEAAVIESKISQIRDLLPHCGKGFLAVCLEAYNQNPEEVIQRILDGTLHQDLLALDTSLEEMPQQKHAPSVGKDKGKGILVESMPNITNKPYTLEAQSSSVSSASKAPTSSVALVSSSSKAPTSSVSSVPQGRFTRKSNDDLPDSTILDSRKAKDAVKSAVLESQYEYEDEYDDSFDDLGFSVVESSYEETDGANDVESSSSGPRWASQKKPQFYVKDGKNYSYKVTGSVAVSNAREAAVLNQTQKDTIHGLGRGGNVPMGVPNRHQHRVMEEEEGGHADGFSRGGSVPHVQGRRGGWDQSNPSEDNRNASAPRGGRGGRRGGRNHSNLAEANDGQQGFGRGARRDNRPEVNNHSDGQQGFGRGARRDNRPEVNNHSDGQQGFGHGARRGARDEDNRPEVNNHADGHQGFGRGARRGARDEDNRPEVNNRPNGEQGFGRGARRGGRIHEDPVEDNEDHNPAQGFARGGPGPRGGGGRRGGGRNHNRRDQALRKHMQGMTGL
- the LOC124696436 gene encoding LOW QUALITY PROTEIN: formin-like protein 8 (The sequence of the model RefSeq protein was modified relative to this genomic sequence to represent the inferred CDS: inserted 1 base in 1 codon), encoding MPPAIALLLAQLVLCSCVSPAVSGDVVGARRVLHQPLFPIEWTPPPSPPPPPAPDFTSDPSPPAVTPGAPPGDFFPPAPPAAGGGVGVGGGSGTTTSPTTIAADVSNPPSASAAGSGPKKATIVAAGAAAAAGVALLGFACAFLITGRARRRCESQKLLGPDGGPAHRRTAPAATDFLYVGTMEPATPAHQHRGPTSADLAGSPYRKLRNERARRGVCLDEATDHPSPELRPLPPLRRAPTMGSSDEEAAYYTPRQRSGGSGSGGGGGACGETWSEASASSPPTTTTASRRSLPSMTSDFFPXVAALPPPPARSRRTRTPPRTRFSTGSTPDVKQVISPSPRPLQPTNPPPRPPPPPPPPPPPAPAKSHTAPKPPPPPPPPMASTNRIPPKTAEPTSRRRLLKPLPPEGPRIAMSMPITASTTVDNNGSTSMQAGDDSAGGLPKLKPLHWDKVRATSDRAMVWDQLKSSSFQLDEDMIEALFMNNSMPAAPPRDAGRKPGMPPFRQEERVLDPKKAQNIAILLRALNVTREEVSDALLDGNAECLGSELLETLVKMAPTKEEEVKLRDYSGDLSKLGTAERFLKTVLDIPFAFKRVDAMLYRANFETETNYLRKSFETLEAACEDLRGSRLFLKLLEAVLRTGNRMNVGTNRGEAKAFKLDTLLKLADVKGADGKTTLLHFVVQEMIRSEDAKSEKETASSNEHFHKQGLKVVSGLSSELGNVKKAASMDFDVLHSYVSKLETGLEKIKSVLQLERQCTQGQRFFIAMQGFLTEAEKEIERVRGEEKRALGRVKDITDYFHGDASKEEAHPLRIFMVVRDFLSTLDHVCREVGRMQQDRTVVGSARSFRISATTSLPVLSLYGQRRENKSDDDDSMSS